Below is a genomic region from Pseudomonas extremaustralis.
CGGCATGGCGCAATATCAGTTTATGGATGGACCAGTTGGACGACCCGCTGGTGGCGCGGCCGGCCCTCGAGCATGACCTGGACGTCAACGTGGCCATTATCGGCGCCGGTTTCACCGGGCTATGGACCGCCTACTACCTGAAGCGCCAGGCGCCCGAACTGAATATCGCGATTATCGAAGCGCAGACCGCCGGTTTTGGCGCGTCGGGTCGTAACGGTGGCTGGCTGATGGGCAATCTGCTGGGGGAAGACCGTCTATTGGCCGGCCTGGCACCTGAACAGCGCCGCGCCTCGTTTGACCTGTTGCACGCTATCCCCGACGAAGTGGCCCAGGTGCTGGCCCGCGAAGGCATCGACTGTGACTACCGCAAGGGCGGGGCCCTGTATTGCGCGGCGCGTTACCCCGAGCAGGAAAGCAGCCTGCGCCGCTACCTGGATGCGCTCTATGCCCAAGGCCTGACGGAAGCCGACTACCGCTGGCTCAGCCCGCAGCAACTGGCCGAGCAAATCCGCATCGCCCGGCCCTATGGTGGGATCCATGCACCCCATGTCGCCACGATCCACCCGGCCAAGCTGGTACGCGGTCTGGCGCGGGTCGTTGAGGGCATGGGCGTGACCCTCTATGAAAACAGTCCCGTCACCCATTGGCAGTCCGGCAGCCTGCGCACCGCCAAGGCCAATGTGCGCGCCGCATGGGTGGTGCCAGCCGTCGAGGGCTATGCCACTACCTTGCCGCCTTTGGGCCAATACCAACTGCCGGTGCAAAGCCTGATCGTCGCCACCGAGCCGTTGCCCGCCAGCACGTGGGACGAAATCGGCTTGAGCCAGGGGCAGGCCTTCGGCGAAAGCAGTCGCCAGGTCACCTACGGGCAGCGCTCGGCAGACAATCGCCTGGTGTTCGGTGCCCGTGGCGGTTACCAGTTTGCCGGCAGGTTACGTCATAACTTCGATTTGACCGACAGCGAGGTCGAGCTGCGTCGCTACCTGTTCGGCGAACTCTTCCCACAATTGAAGCAGGTGCGGATCACCCATTCCTGGGGCGGCAACCTGGGCATGTCGCGCAACTTCCGTCCCCACATGCTGTGCGATCACAGGACCGGTATCGCGCTGTCCGGCGGCTACGGCGGGGAGGGCGTCGGCGCGACCAACCTGGGCGGTCGCACCCTGGCCGACCTGATTCTTGGCCGTGACACCGCGCTGACCCACCAACCCTGGGTGATTCACGACCGTGGCCTGGAGGCGCTCAGAGCCTGGGAGCCCGAGCCCTGCCGCTGGCTGGGTTACAACGCGATCATTCGTAGTTTTGTCCATGAAGACAAGGTGCTGGCCAACCCCAACACCGCTCCCTGGCGGCGCAAGTTGGCGACCGGCGTGGCCGGGTTCATGGAAGGTTTCATGCACTGAGCCGTTTCACTCACACGGGAAAAACCATGAGCATCACGCAATTCAAAGACACGCTGAATACCCATCTGCCGGACTCCGCGCCGGTGGCCGTGCCCTTGGGCGAACCGGTGGCCGTAGCCTCGACCTTGAGTGTCGAGCGCAACGACGGTGTGGAAACCGGCATCTGGGAATGCACGCCGGGGCGCTGGCGCCGGCAGATCAAATCCCAGGAGTTTTGCCACTTTATCCAGGGGCGCTGCACTTTCACCCCTGACAACGGTGAAACCCTTCACATACAAGCCGGCGATGCACTGATGTTGCCAGCCAACAGCACCGGAATCTGGGATATCCAGGAAACCGTGCGCAAGACCTACGTATTGATTCTGTAACGCTTTGATCCTTGATCGCCTGCCATAAAAACAGCCCTAAAACCGCCAGGAAATCGAACCATGAAAGCCATTGCCCTGTTGCCCTTGATGTTGGTGGCCTCTCTCGGCCAGGCCGCCGAGACGGTGAAAATCTACAACTGGTCCAGCTACATCGCCCCGGACACCACGAAGAATTTCCAGAAGCAGACCGGGATCGGTTTCAGCTATGACGTGTATGACAGCAACGAGACCCTCGATGGCAAGCTGATGACCGGTAATTCGGGCTATGACGTGGTGTTTCCGTCCAACCACTTCATGGCCCGCCAGATCCAGGGCGGCGCCTTGAAGAAACTCGACAAGAGCCAGTTGCCCAATTGGAAAAACCTCAACCCGGTGCTACTCAAGGCCCTGGAAAACAACGATCCGGGCAATGCCCACGGCTTCCCGTACCTGTGGGGCAGTACCGGCATCGGCTACAACATCGACAAGGTCAAGGCCGTACTGGGCGATAACGCGCCGGTGGACTCCTGGGACCTGATCTTCAAGCCCGAGTACATGGAAAAACTCAGCAAATGCGGGGTGGCGATCCTGGACAACGGCCCGGAATTGCTGCCTATCGCGCTCAATTACCTGGGGCTGCCGCCCCACAGCAAGAAACCCGATGACTATAAAAAAGCCGAGGCGCTGCTGATGAAAGTACGGCCCTATGTGGCGTACTTTCATTCCTCGAAATACACCGGCGACCTGGCCAATGGCGACATCTGCGTGGCCGTCGGCTTCTCCGGCGACGTGCTGCAGGCCGAAAGCCGCGCCAAGGAAGCCAAGAATGGCGTGAAGATCGGCTACCAGATTCCCAAGGAAGGCGCGGCGATCTGGTTCGACATGGTGGCCATGCCCGCCGATGCGCCGGACGAGAAGGCCGGTTACGCATTCATGAACTACCTGCTGGAGCCGCAAGTGATGGCGGACATCACCAACTCGGTGCACTACGCCAACGGTAACAGCGCCGCCGACAGCCTGGTGGACCCTGAGATCAAGGCCGACACCAAGATCTACCCGAGCGAAGCGATGATGGGCAAGCTGTTCGCGCTGGAAGCCATGCCGCTGAATATCGACCGGGTGCGTACACGGGTGTGGAACACCATTCGCACGGGGCGGTGAGGGTTTTTGGGCTGTATTTGTGACCGTGGCGAGCCTGCTCGCCACAACAACAGGCTGGCTCACCAAAACCAAAGCCTCAGGGATTTTCCAGGTCATGCCCCAACGACTGGATAAACAACGAAAACAGCTCCGGCTGTGACGAGATATCCAGCTTGGCGTACAAATGCCGGCGGTGCACTTTCACCGTGTCCGGCGAGATGTTCAGGCGCTCGGCCATGGCCTTGGACGAGAACCCGCGCAGTACCAGGCGGGCGATTTCCAGTTCGCGGTCCGAGAGTACGCCGCAGCCGAATTGACTCAACGCATCGCGGATCTGGCTGTCCATCGCCGGTACGCGCCGGGTGCTTTGTTGCCAGTGCTGCTGCATCAACGGCAACACCCACGCCGCCAGGGTAGCCGTCAACCCGGTCTCATCCACGCTGAACCGCCGCTGCATGCCCAGTGACAGCGATAACGTTCCCGCGCCAGGCAACTGCAGGATGAACTGCACCTCGTCTTCCAGCACGTTGTCGTGGAAGTAGCTGAGGAAGTATTCGCTCTGGCGAAAATGGTCCGGTGCTACTTCCTCCAGGCGGTACACGCCGCTGGCATAACCTTCGCGGCAGGCCTGGAAAAACGGGTCGAGCAAATACAACCCATTGAGGTACGCCAGCATCGACGCCGGCTTGCTGCTGGGCTGGGCGTCGTATTCTTCCAGGGCCTGGGGCGCGCC
It encodes:
- a CDS encoding NAD(P)/FAD-dependent oxidoreductase, which gives rise to MPAWRNISLWMDQLDDPLVARPALEHDLDVNVAIIGAGFTGLWTAYYLKRQAPELNIAIIEAQTAGFGASGRNGGWLMGNLLGEDRLLAGLAPEQRRASFDLLHAIPDEVAQVLAREGIDCDYRKGGALYCAARYPEQESSLRRYLDALYAQGLTEADYRWLSPQQLAEQIRIARPYGGIHAPHVATIHPAKLVRGLARVVEGMGVTLYENSPVTHWQSGSLRTAKANVRAAWVVPAVEGYATTLPPLGQYQLPVQSLIVATEPLPASTWDEIGLSQGQAFGESSRQVTYGQRSADNRLVFGARGGYQFAGRLRHNFDLTDSEVELRRYLFGELFPQLKQVRITHSWGGNLGMSRNFRPHMLCDHRTGIALSGGYGGEGVGATNLGGRTLADLILGRDTALTHQPWVIHDRGLEALRAWEPEPCRWLGYNAIIRSFVHEDKVLANPNTAPWRRKLATGVAGFMEGFMH
- a CDS encoding cupin domain-containing protein gives rise to the protein MSITQFKDTLNTHLPDSAPVAVPLGEPVAVASTLSVERNDGVETGIWECTPGRWRRQIKSQEFCHFIQGRCTFTPDNGETLHIQAGDALMLPANSTGIWDIQETVRKTYVLIL
- a CDS encoding polyamine ABC transporter substrate-binding protein, giving the protein MKAIALLPLMLVASLGQAAETVKIYNWSSYIAPDTTKNFQKQTGIGFSYDVYDSNETLDGKLMTGNSGYDVVFPSNHFMARQIQGGALKKLDKSQLPNWKNLNPVLLKALENNDPGNAHGFPYLWGSTGIGYNIDKVKAVLGDNAPVDSWDLIFKPEYMEKLSKCGVAILDNGPELLPIALNYLGLPPHSKKPDDYKKAEALLMKVRPYVAYFHSSKYTGDLANGDICVAVGFSGDVLQAESRAKEAKNGVKIGYQIPKEGAAIWFDMVAMPADAPDEKAGYAFMNYLLEPQVMADITNSVHYANGNSAADSLVDPEIKADTKIYPSEAMMGKLFALEAMPLNIDRVRTRVWNTIRTGR
- a CDS encoding helix-turn-helix transcriptional regulator, with the translated sequence MSLFREVGMHAGLGRTIAHIGTERFWKQLVLLLHQCLPFDNALAIFYPLDGAPQALEEYDAQPSSKPASMLAYLNGLYLLDPFFQACREGYASGVYRLEEVAPDHFRQSEYFLSYFHDNVLEDEVQFILQLPGAGTLSLSLGMQRRFSVDETGLTATLAAWVLPLMQQHWQQSTRRVPAMDSQIRDALSQFGCGVLSDRELEIARLVLRGFSSKAMAERLNISPDTVKVHRRHLYAKLDISSQPELFSLFIQSLGHDLENP